Below is a window of Paenibacillus bovis DNA.
AAAATTGAATTTACCGCATTTGCTTTTTCTGTATATTGGCGGATCTCTATGTATTATTAAAACAATTATTTCAGGAGGAATTTACCTATGAGCTTGAATGAGAATCTATCCGAAGAACAAATTTTGGACAGTCTGTTTGAAGCGGCGGACAAGCTGCCAGAAGAAACAGTACGTATCCAGCGTCTTGATCTGCTGATGACCCTGCGTGGTCTGACATCCAGCAAGGTGGACAGTATTCGCGAGCGTTGTACGGTACGTAAGACGACCAAAGGTCGTACCGAGGAAAAGGTGGATACCGAGACATTCAACGCGCTGCTGATCTCGGAAGCAACGGCCCAATTGGAAGTCAAAGGATTGCAGCTGAACGGTTGGGGTGATCCACGTATTACCAGCCGTTTGAAATTGTCCGGTGGAGAGCAGGCAGTACGTCGTATGCTTCTGGCTGGTGAGCTTGATGCAGTAGGCGACAAAGTATTGGAATTGTCCGGTTTTGGCGTGGAGCTTGAAGACCTAAAAAACTAATTCATTCCGGCGGAATCACGACGATGATGTATCACATGTGGGTACGCCATCATCTCCGGCCGGGAGAATTCTGGCGATTACCTAGAGGTGAACGTGCCTTGTTACTTGCTTTCATGGAGGAAGAATTAACAGCATTAGAAAAACAATAAAAATTGAGTGTTAATTGCACATCTTCGGAGGTGAACAAATGGCGAATATCACATCAATTTTGATAGGTATGGGTTCAAAAAAATTAAATAACTATTTAAATAGAAATACAAAAAAAAATAGCCTATCAAATAAAAAAAATCAATTATGGAATAAGAAGAATAAAAGTAAGGCTTATAATTATTTAAAAAAACTTAATGATGTAGCTTCAAAGTCTCATTCTTCTAAAATTTCACCAAGAATTTTAAAAAATAAAAAACATGTGCCAGAACCCTGGTATAAAAGGGCAACTGAAAGAGTAAAGAAAAGTATTGCTACTGGAGTAGATTCAATTAAATCGACATATAATTCTGGTAGTAAATGGGCGTCCAATAAAATGAATCAAGCTGAGGATTGGTCTATTAAAGCGTATCATACTGGATCTTCATGGCTTGGTTCAAACGCAATTAAGGCAAAAGATTGGTCTGTAGGTGCATATCATAATAGCGTAGCTCAAGTAAAAGGAACAGCAGGTAATATTTTTAATTCAGTTATTGGTTGGGGAAGTAATAAGTCCCAACAAGCAAGAAGTTGGATTGGAAAAACTGATACTAAAATACAAAAATGGACTAAGGAAAAACGCGATCAAGCAGCACAATTCGCAAAAACACAAGCACAAAACTTTGTAGGGTTCTGGCATGGTACATCTAAATGGATGGATCCTTCTCTTGATATAGCAGACATTGTGAAAAAAACTGTTGATTTTAAAGATGAAGCCATGAAAGGAATAAATGTTTACAAAAACTTCGATGTTGATCAAATACTACAATTTGAGATGTTCAAAGAGAATCTTTTAAAATTTACTGGAGCAACTAAATTAGCAGGCACTTCGACTATGAAAAAGATAGGGCAATTTTATGATGATACGATTACTAAGTTAGCTGGTAGTTCAGCGATAACCAAAATGAAAGGCTTATATAGTACCGGTTTAGATAAAGTAATTCAATTTTCAAATACACCAACTTTCAAAACAGCAATGAAAGTCGGTAAAAGAGTTTTAAACGTTATTGATTTAATCTCGCCTATTTATAAGATTTCACAAGCCAAAACGGGTAGAGAAGCAGTAGAAATTGGAGTAGAAGAATATTTACCAAAAATAGCTTCGTTAGGAGCTGGTTATCTTACAAGTCAACTTGGAGGAGCAATTATTGGTGGCACAGGACAATTTGAATTTGCACCCTTGTTACCAGTAGCATCCTTTGCAGCAGCAGAAGGAGCAGATCGTCTAACAAAAAAAGCATTAAAGACTTATGATGTACCTAAAAAAATTGGTAATTGGATTTTTGGTGAAGAGAAAAAAGCTACTTCTACAACTACAGGTAAAAATATTTCTCCTAATAAAGTACCGAGTTTAAATCATAGTTCTAAAAACAAAACGAGATCTAAATCTAATCCTATATTTATAAATATGCCATCAGGTGCTGTTCAGATTTCTAATTCTCAAAATAGTTTTGACTATGCAGTAATCGCAACAGAAGTAGGTCAGCAAATTGCTGAACATTTTAGAAGAGCATTAGAAAATAAAAAAAGCGTTCATGCTTGATATTATTTTACGTTCTGTATTTAGCAAGAAAGGAGGAACACCATGGATATTTACCTGATCGACGGGACACGAAACTTTTTTCATTTCCCGGTTAATCCCGAGGAAATCAGTATTTCTCGTTCCAAAGGCTATGAGACGATCAATATGCTGGAGTACGGTGAGTTTGATTTCACTATAGGTGACAAAATCAAAGAAATCAGCTTTTCATCCTTTTTTCCAAAAGATTACGATCCGTCCTACTGCCGGTACAGCAATCTGCCTGCACCACAGGCTGCAACGAACCAATTGAACCATTTTCTCGTATCAAAACGCCCGGCCCAGCTGATCATTACTGGAACTGGCGTGAATGTCCCTGTGTATCTTATCACCTATAACACCAATTTCCGTGGCGGGGAGCCAGGTGATATCTCGTTTGATCTTACTTTCCGGACCTGGCGAGATGCCAAAGTGAAGCAGCAAAAAACAACTGCCAAAGGCAAAGCAAACAGCAAATCCGGTTCACGAACCGATCTCAAGCAGAATGGCAAGACCTACACTGTCAAATCTGGAGATTCCCTTTTCAAAATCGCCAAGCTGCAGCTGGGTGACAGCGCCAAATGGAATGCGATCTACAAGCTGAACACCAAAACTATCGGCAACAACCCGAATAATATCCGGCCCGGACAAAAGCTGGTGATGCCGTCATGAGTTACAAAGTTATCGTTAAGGATAAATATGATATCACGCCCCTTATTGAAACGATCAGCATGCGCGATTCGCTGGATCAGATTGCGTGCCAGGCGAGTATTCGCGTAGCCGTTCCATCCGGCTCCGGCTTGCCGTCACTTGCTCCGGGTATGGATATACGAATTAGCGGCATTCCTTTTGGAGATAAAAGTTTTCATCCACTGCTGCATCCCGGCGTCATCTGGGAGATTGAAAGCACAAACAGCGGTACCAAGCGGCTGAATATGACAGTTTACGACCGAATGATCTATCTGGAAAAATCCGAAGACGAGTATCTGCTGCCCAAAGATCAGACAGCGAGCCAGCGTATTCGCAAATACGCGAAGGACTGGAATATTACACTCGGTACGATTCCCGAGACAAAATCCAAGCTGGGCAAAGCGGTCTACCGGGCACAGACCATCTTTTCCATGATCTTTGCCGATCTCAAGGAAACAGCCAAATCAGACGGGCCCATGTTCCATCCGCGTATGACCAGCCGCGGACTGGAACTATTTGAGCTGGGCAGCAACAGCAATGTGATTCAGCTGGATCGGCTGATCGACATGACCCAGATGCGTACCCTGGAAGGTGCAGTCACCAAAATCCGGGTACTGGCTGCTTCCGAATCGTCAGATGGCAAGGAAGTACCTTCCAAAGCATTGGCTGTAGAAGAAAAAGGAACCAAAGAACTGGGAACCCTGCAAAAGTTGATGACCGATGACCAGATCAAAACAGCCGATGCCGCGAAAAAATATGCCAAAAACTATCTGACCGGTATCCAGCAGACCTTTACGGTGACCGCGCCAGATATTAACACAATTCGGGCAGGCGATGCGGTAATGGTCAGCGGCATGAAGCTGATCGTCATGACAGCCAGCCACGATCTGGGCAACCCCGGTACGATGACGCTGGAGCTGGCGACTGCGGATTACGTGAGAAGGAGGTATTATCTTGAGTAAAAAAGATCCATATGGACATTTTGCCGATGTAATGCGGTCGACCATGTCGAAGCATACCCAGCAGGCAATCAGCGGATTGGGTGCGGTGCTAGGTACAATGACGGCTTCGGGTGTCAAGCTGGATGATTTTAAGCATGAAATTCAGGATTATATGATTGCGGAGCTGCCGGGTATGCTGGAAATGCCGCAACGTATCTATACCGGCAGTGTACATCCACAGGGTCAGGGACAGTTTCATGGCAGCAGTACAATCAGCGATTATGCCTTTGATCTTTCGGAGGTAGAGGAAAGCGTGCTGCATCTGAATAAAGGGCTGAAGCCCGGTGACCGTGTGCTCGCGCTGCGTGTGAACAGCGGCAACGACGTAGTAATTGTATGCAAGGTGGTGAGTGCCAATGGCTAATCTGTTCCCGGACACCGACGATTTTATCTGGGGAGATGAACAGACGGCAGCAGACGCGGATAGTACAGAGGTAATCTTCGGACGCAGCTGGCGGTATGACTATGACGCCGGTGATTTTGTCATGACACCGAGCGGCCGGGTAGCAGTCGCCGATGAAAAGGAAGCCTGGGTGCAGTGGTGTCACAAAGCGATTTTGACTCCACGTTACCGTCACGTTATTTATTCGCGGGATTATGGCAGCGAGTTGGAAGAACTGATCGGCTCTGCACTCGGCCGGGCTGTGATGGAAAGTGAGATTACACGGATGGTCAGCGAAGCGCTGCTGATGGATGAACGAACAGCCAGCGTCGACCAGTTTACCTTTACCTGGTCGGAAGATCACTGCATGATGAGCTGCCGAATAACGAATGTACAGGATGATACCGAAATTTTGGAAAGTGAGGTGATCTGAATTGGCAGATTTCCCTTATTACCTGGAAAAACAGACAGAAGAGAATATTATGCAGCGTATGCTGGACAGAGTGCCTTCGGATATCGACAAATCGGAAGGCTCTTTTATTTGGGATGCAGAAGCACCGGTCGCTTTTATGCTGTCGGAAGCAGCAATCTGGGCGCAGGAACTGCTGCGCCGTGGATTCGCCAGTACAGCAGCCAGCAGTGATGAGAATTTCCGCTCGGAAGAGCTGGATCTGCGGGCAGCCGAGCATGGCGTAACCCGGCGCGGCGCTGTGCAGGCGATCGGCAAGGTGACTTTTACCGGTGAGCCTGGCAAAAGTATTCCCGGCGGTACAGTCATTGCTACACCGGCAGATGATGTATCCGGCGAGGCTTCACTGGAATACGAGACCACTACATCGGTCATACTGGATACGACCGGCAAAGCGGAAGCACCGATCCGCGCACTTGTCGCTGGCAGAGCCAGTAATGTACCTGCTGGCACCATTACTATTTTATCGACTTCCATTAGCGGGATTACGAGGGTGACGAACTCTTCAGCCGTAACAGGAGGCTCGAATATCGAGAGCGATTCTTCTCTGCTGGAGCGATTTTATGCAAGAGTCCGCAACCAGGGTACGAGTGGCAACAAAGCACAGTATATGCAGTGGGCAGGCGAGATTGCTGGTGTAGGTGCCAGCCGCGTCGTGCCGCTCTGGAAAGGACCTGGTACAGTAGGCCTCTATCTGCTGGATGCAGACAAGCGTGCAGCGAATAGTGATATTGTGACAGCGGTACAGAAATATATTGATCCGACGCAGGATGGACAAGGTGAAGGAACTGCCCCGGCTGGACCGGTTATTACCGTAATGGCTGCCGAAGAAGTGCCGGTGAACATCAGTGTTCAATTGACACTTGCGAGTGATGCTTCATTGGAGCAGGTGCGAGCGCTTATTCAGAAAGGGGTAACTGCCTATCTCAAGCAACTGGCCTTTAACGATTCGCTGGTGCGCTATACCCGTATCGCTGCGATTCTGCTCGATATCCCGCCGATCATCGACTATAGCCATTTAACCGTTAACGGAACCAGCGACAAAAACATCGAAATCGGCGCCAGTCAGGTGGCTGTGCTGGGGACGGTGACGGTCAATGGATAAGCAAATGCTATCGCTACAGGAGCAGCAAGGAAGTGATTGGGATAGAGCAACAAATCATTCCATACTTCGTTCCATAGCTGCAGTAGCTGACAACCGGGAGCTGCTTGCAAGTGGTAATCGATTCGTGAGTGCCAAAGGAGCCGAACTGTTCTCCTATCTGCCTGCCTACTATGAGACTTCGCGTATCATGCACGCCGATATGGAAACAAAAGGTATTGAAATGGATGCATTATACCATGCACTGGAAGAAACGTTCCAGCAATTTTTCGTCTGTACAGCCACCTGGGGAATCGGTTACTGGGAAAATGAGCTGGGTATTGTCAGCGATGCGACCAAGCCTTTGGAGCAGCGCCGTGCTGTTGTGGAATCCAAGCTGCGCGGCGGCGGCAAGTTCTCCGGAGCGCTCGTCAAAAATGTGGCAGAAGCCTATGATGGCGGGACAGTTAAGGTAACGTTTCAGCCGGAACGATGGAATTTTACAATTCAATTCGTCGATACCCACGGTATTCCGCCCAATCTGGATGATCTGAAAGCAGCGATCGAAGAGATCAAGCCGGCTCATTTGTCGATAGAATACAAATTCAGCTATTTGCTGATTCGCGAAATTCATGAAATAAAAACTTTAACGGAAATGGAAGCAATCCCATTATCCAAATTCGCAGGAGGTGCAGTGTAATGGCAAGTAACACGCCAAATTTGAATTTGCTCAAGAAAGATCCGGCTGTAGATGGCAATGATACGTTTAATATCAAAACGATGCTGAATGACAACTGGGATAAAATTGATAGTGCAATGGGAGATATTCCCGATCAAGTTGCAGATCTGGCAAAAACGGCTGTTACGTACAAAGAATGGCCTGCAGGAGTAAACAGTATCAATGGTCTGGTAGATATTGGAGTATACTATGTACCGGATTTATCCAAATATACGAATATTCCAAATCATCCTGCAGGGGGTACAAATGCAGCATGGGCTGGCGCAAATGCCATCATTAATGTATATAATGTACAGCCTCCATATGTAGGACCAGCTGCTCTGCGGGTTGTAGAACTATATATCACACTTGGTACAGCACAGTACTTTTATCGTCGTAATACAAAGCTTTCTACTTCTGGCAGCCAGACTACAATTACTCATGGTTCTTGGGAGAGAGTTATTACAACTGCTACTGGTCGATTGCAGCTTGATGATGTAAGTGGCTCTATTCCGCTGGCTATAGGTGCTGGTTCAGTTCGTACACGTTGGGGGTTTCATGTGGATGCTGGAGGTTCAATGCATATTGCCCCATCTACAGCAACAGGTGGAACGGACTCTTTTAATTTTGATAAAGGAATAGCTATTAATTCCACGACTGGCATGGTTACGGTCGAAACAAGTCTACGAGTAAATAACGGGCGATTAAATGTTTATAATAATCGTAACTCTGCTGCACAGTATGAGCCCTCGGGAGAATGGGCTGGACGAATTATTAACTTTGCCGATGCTTCAAATGAACACGGTCTGGTCGTAGGTAACCGCTGGGGAGCGAATGAGTCTACTGTATTCCTGGCAGGTGCATCTGGTATCGGTTCAAGCTTCAAGGAATTTTTCCGTATTTCGGGTATCGGTAAAATATATATGCGAGATACCAGTGATCAAACAATTGATCTTGCTGCTACTCTTGCAGATTTAAAGCAATCTGGCGTTAATTTTAAGAATTCGCTGGTTGCCCAGCTTAACGCCAAGAATATCAGTGTGGCAACCAGTGAAGAAATGTCGACATTAATAAATAGAATATCAGAGATTAAAGCTCGGACAGTAAGTGGACAAGTTCCTCGAACTAATGATGCAATGGGTACTGGTCAAGATGGTTCTCCTATGTATCAATTTGAATCTACTCTTACAACTAAAGACTTCTCATTTAATCTAAGTGGTATTAATTTCTTCCCGGAATATCTAGCTGTACGTCTAAATGAGATTAATGGATTTTACCGTAATCAACCTAGCAGCTCAATACCCTTAACGAATGGCGTAGTACGAAGTGATGCTGCGCATGTACCTGTTAAGGATATAACGTTTCAGATCTTATCTAGAGGTAATGGAAGCTTTGTATTACGTGTTACAAATACGTCAAGTACTTATTCGACGCTGAGATTTACTGTAGCAAGCTTTAGTGCTGTAGGGATTTAACTATTATTTCATCGATAATTAATAAAAGTTTAAACAACAGAGAAAGGAGAAGAAGGGGATGGGGGAGCCGTGGCCGCAAATCATCAAGGTAGTTTCGACAGCGTATGGGGCTGCTGTGGGCTACCTGTTTGGGGGTTGGGATGTGTTGATTAACTTATTATTGGTACTTGTCATTGTAGACTGGTTCTCCGGGTGGGCGGCTGCCTGGATGAGAGGCGAGTTGAAAAGCAGGGTGGGCTTTAAAGGCATCATCCGTAAAGTCGCTATTTTCGTAGTGGTATCTATAGCTCACTTCATCGATCAGGCGCTTGGAAGTCTGCATTACTTCCAGGATGCCGTGATCTTTTTTTATCTGGCGAATGAATTGCTCTCGGTCATTGAGAATGCCGGTAAAATGGGGCTGCCAATGCCGAATATTCTTCGCAACGCCGTGCATATTTTTGAATCGAAAAATACACCGCCGGAAAATCCGATGCTGATCGACGAAGCCCAGCCGGAAGCCGTAAAGGAAATTAAGGAAACCAAAGAAAATCAGGAACAGCAGGAAAATCACGAACGGCAGATTGATCATCCAAAGGAGGATGCCGGAGATGCAGGCGAGAAGCACGCGTAATGCCCAGGGTATCGACGTATCCCATTGGCAGGGAACGATCAACTGGAAGCAGGTTCAGGCAGCCGGCAAACAGTTTGTTTTTGTCAAAGCCAGTGAAGGTACAAGCTACCGGGATGACCGGTTTGTATCCAATATTCAGGGCGCCCGCGCAGCAGGAATGCTGGTGGGCGCTTATCATTTTCTGAACGCGCAAAATACAGCCGCTGCCAGACAAGAAGCAGCTCATTTTATCGATTGTCTGAAAAGGATAGGCGGAGCCGGCAGTCTGGATCTGCCACCTGTTATGGACTATGAGGATAACCCCGGCAAGCTTGGCAAGAGCCAGGTCAACGCTGTGGCACTCGCTTTTTTGCAGGAGGTGGAGCGTCTGAGTGGTCGCCGTCCCATTGTTTATACAGGGAATGCTTTTGCGGCGCAGTTTGATCGCCGTCTCAGCGAATATGATCTGTGGATTGCCCGTTACAGCGGCACTCGTGTACCAGATGATTGCTCCGCCTGGCAGAAGTGGGATTTCTGGCAGTACACCGATACCGGTCAGGTTCCGGGGATTCAGGGCGGCGTCGATCTGAATGAATACCACGGTACAATCAGTGAACTGCAGACCCGATATGCAAAGAATCATAACAATGATGAGGGAGATGAAGAGCCAATGACTGCAGAGGAAAAGAAAGCTTTTGCCGCACTGGAAGCCACCGTAAAGGCGCAAAGCGACCGGATCGCATCGCTGACCGATAGCCGGGATATGCTGAAATCCAGCGTTAGCAAAATGGATAGCCGTGTTCAGCAGATGGAACAGAGCCGTAGCATGAAGATTCCGGAATGGGCGCAAGAAGCGGTCAGCAAAGCGGTAACAGCAGGTATTGTCGATGATCCGGAGGGCGGAAGCTATGACTTTTACCGACTGATTACTGTACTGCATCGCAAGGGATTGATTTAAAATTCGGAAGGAGAAGGGTCAATATGGACATGTTTAATGATGTACTAACATTTGCCTCTACGCTGGCTGTAATTATTTTGGCACTGGTTCAGATGGTCAAAACAGCCATTAATATCCCAAAAAATCTGGTACCGGTGTTGGGAATGGTTATCGGTCTGCTGATTGGTGCCGCAGCATATCCATTTACCGAGCTGGATCTGGTTGCTCGTCTGTGGGCAGGCAGTCTGGGTGGCTTGTCGGCGACAGGACTGTTCGAACTGGCGTTCAATCCGAAAAATGGAACGACTAGAGAAAATCGCTAACAGATAGGTATACTCAATGTATTTAAAATAGAAAGTATTTAACAGTACACTTGAGAAGTAGAAGAAGTAGAAGAAGTAGAAGAAGTAGAAGAAGTAGAAGAAGTAGAAGAAGTAGAAGAAGCAGAAGAAGCAGAAGTATCATCTTTAAATCGCTCATCAAGCAGATTGTAATATGCAGAAAGGACCTGGCTTCATATGCCAGGTCCTTTTTTGCTTGTTTACAGATTATGTGATTGCAATTCATCTTGTATCGGTATCATACATATTTAATAACCTGCATCACATGTCATATGATTGGATGCTATAAGCTGAACTACAGATTACGAAGCATCCGGCAGTTCCAGTTTTTGTCCTGGATAGATCCAGTGAGCATTGGTCAGGTCGTTGGCATCCCGCAGTTCCTGCCAGGTTGTTCCATGCTTTTTGGCGATAGAGTACAAGGTATCGCCATTTTTTACTACATAGACGTCAGAGTCAGCCTGTGCAGCAGGAGCTGATGGTTTGGCCGGAGCCGGTTTGGTAGCTGCTGCTGGCTTGCCAGGTGCTGGTTTCGCCGGAGTCACAGGCTTGGCTGGAGCTGCCGGTTTGGTCGCAGCAGGTTTGTCAGCAGGAGCAGGTGCTGGCTTGGTGGCATTGCCTGGTGTCGGCGCTGCCGTAATGCGTTTCTCGGATGTCGTCATATTGACACTGCCCAGAGACTGCATATGCTGGATCAGTGCTTCATCCAGTGTTCCGTAGGTTCCGGTCTGCTGCTTGCCGAGGAACATTTTATATTCGTCGCCGCCAGCTACGAGGAAATCATTTGTAGCGACATTATACGTTTTGTTCAGATCCAGTGGTGCTCCGGCTACCGTAACAGAGTGGACACGGCTGCCTGCCGGTTTGGCAGGATCGATTTTGTACGTAATTCCGGATACATGGGCAAAAGCACCTTTGGCTGTTGGATAGTCGGTTGCTCCATTTTCCAGAGCTGCCAGAATATCCGCACCTGTCACATCAATCGAAATGACCAGGTTACCAAATGGCAGAACCGTAACCACATCGCCTTTGGTTACCGATCCGGCATCGATCGAAGCACGGATACCGCCACCATTGGTAATTGCTGCATCTGCACCGGATACAGAGCGCATCGCGTCTGTGATCAGATCACCCAGATTGGTCTCGCCTGCGCGTACTTTTTCACGGGAGCCGTCCAGTAGGACAGAGGACTTGGCTACTTCTTCGTTCAGAATCGGTTCCTGGGAAGACTGAATAGAAGTGATCAGGCTGGCAACTTCCGGATCGGGAGTTACATTTGCCGCTGCTTTTTCATCGACTGTGTAGGCTTCTTTTTTGGTTACATCGCCTTTATCGACCCATAGATCAACCACGCCCAGGTGTTCACCGTACTCACCGGTGCTGGCGATCAGGGTACCATTTTCCAGCTGACCGTTTTCCAGCAGGGTATGACTGTGACCATCAATAAATACATCGATACCCGGTACAGCATTTACGATATCGATACTGGTCTGTTCAGTGGATTGATCCATACCGATATGACCCATAGCTACGATAACATCCACTGTGCCCTGCAGCTCGGCTACCATTTTACGGGCAGCTTCCGTAGGATCGGTAAAGCTGACATTGGTTACATTGTTGGGATTGGTCTTATAAGCGGTCTCCGGTGTAGTCAGACCGAAGAATCCGATTTTTACACCGTTTACTTCACGGATAATATAAGGCTCGAAAGGAGCTGCTCCGGTATCCTTTTGTGTAAGGTTGGCGGAGATGAACGGGAAGTTGGCCATTTTGGACAGTTCCAGCAGGCGCTCGTAGCCATAGTCGAATTCGTGGTTACCCGGTGTCAACGCTGCAAAGTTCATTTCGTTCATGACCTTGATAATACTCTCGCCGCGAACAAGAGTAGCAAATGAGGTACCGTGTACAGCATCTCCGTCATCGACCAGCAGTGTGTTGGGATTCGCTTCCCGGTACAAATCGGCAAGCCCGGCGATTTTGGCGAGTCCCATCGATGGGGATTCTTCCAGGGCATGAGCATGAACGTCATTCGTATGTAAGAGAGTAATATGCGTGCCTGTTCCCGCATCCTGTTCGGTCTGCTGCTTGATTCCCTCTACTGTAAGAGCAGTTGGAGCAGCAGCATGTACTAGACCAGACATGTTCAGAGTGAACATTGCTGACACAGCCAGGCTGAAAATCATTTTTTTTGTTACCATAAGTATTAAAAGCCTCCCCTTTTGCTTAATATCACCTCATTCTAGCAGTTTTTTATTAAAAGTGTTACTACCTTTGATGAGTTTATTTGTTAAAAAAATAATAAATTAACACATTTATGAAAATAAATACATAATAAATCCCAAGATAATGTTTCTTTATAAATAAAACAAAAAATAAATGATCTAGTTCTCGATATGTAAACGGATACATAGATGATTTCAATACTTATTATGCTGTAAAATAGCGAATGTGTATCGAAAACTGTCGTTTGATGTTAGTTATTAAAATGAAAATCATAAAATATGTAAAAATTCATTGCCAAACACGACATCATAATGTAAATTAAATTCATCCTGTGGTCAATTCCAATTTCTTCTATCTGTAATAGTATACATATAGAGAACAAGCTGCGGAATAGAAATAGGGTTGATCATGATTCGCCATTCAGAAGGGAGCTAATGCTTGTGAGAAAAAGTTGGACAATAATGATTACGCTGGTTTTATCGTTTGTACTGATCCTGTCGGGCTGCAGTGGTGGCAATGATTCGGCTGCACCGGCCGCTTCCGAGTCTGGTGGAGAAGCTGCTGGCGGTGGAAAACTGATTGTAGGACGCGGCGGCGATTCGGCTGCACTGGATCCATCGATTGTAACAG
It encodes the following:
- a CDS encoding LysM peptidoglycan-binding domain-containing protein; this translates as MDIYLIDGTRNFFHFPVNPEEISISRSKGYETINMLEYGEFDFTIGDKIKEISFSSFFPKDYDPSYCRYSNLPAPQAATNQLNHFLVSKRPAQLIITGTGVNVPVYLITYNTNFRGGEPGDISFDLTFRTWRDAKVKQQKTTAKGKANSKSGSRTDLKQNGKTYTVKSGDSLFKIAKLQLGDSAKWNAIYKLNTKTIGNNPNNIRPGQKLVMPS
- a CDS encoding XkdQ/YqbQ family protein, which codes for MSYKVIVKDKYDITPLIETISMRDSLDQIACQASIRVAVPSGSGLPSLAPGMDIRISGIPFGDKSFHPLLHPGVIWEIESTNSGTKRLNMTVYDRMIYLEKSEDEYLLPKDQTASQRIRKYAKDWNITLGTIPETKSKLGKAVYRAQTIFSMIFADLKETAKSDGPMFHPRMTSRGLELFELGSNSNVIQLDRLIDMTQMRTLEGAVTKIRVLAASESSDGKEVPSKALAVEEKGTKELGTLQKLMTDDQIKTADAAKKYAKNYLTGIQQTFTVTAPDINTIRAGDAVMVSGMKLIVMTASHDLGNPGTMTLELATADYVRRRYYLE
- a CDS encoding putative phage tail protein — protein: MDKQMLSLQEQQGSDWDRATNHSILRSIAAVADNRELLASGNRFVSAKGAELFSYLPAYYETSRIMHADMETKGIEMDALYHALEETFQQFFVCTATWGIGYWENELGIVSDATKPLEQRRAVVESKLRGGGKFSGALVKNVAEAYDGGTVKVTFQPERWNFTIQFVDTHGIPPNLDDLKAAIEEIKPAHLSIEYKFSYLLIREIHEIKTLTEMEAIPLSKFAGGAV
- a CDS encoding holin, translated to MDMFNDVLTFASTLAVIILALVQMVKTAINIPKNLVPVLGMVIGLLIGAAAYPFTELDLVARLWAGSLGGLSATGLFELAFNPKNGTTRENR
- a CDS encoding glycoside hydrolase family 25 protein, which translates into the protein MQARSTRNAQGIDVSHWQGTINWKQVQAAGKQFVFVKASEGTSYRDDRFVSNIQGARAAGMLVGAYHFLNAQNTAAARQEAAHFIDCLKRIGGAGSLDLPPVMDYEDNPGKLGKSQVNAVALAFLQEVERLSGRRPIVYTGNAFAAQFDRRLSEYDLWIARYSGTRVPDDCSAWQKWDFWQYTDTGQVPGIQGGVDLNEYHGTISELQTRYAKNHNNDEGDEEPMTAEEKKAFAALEATVKAQSDRIASLTDSRDMLKSSVSKMDSRVQQMEQSRSMKIPEWAQEAVSKAVTAGIVDDPEGGSYDFYRLITVLHRKGLI
- a CDS encoding 5'-nucleotidase C-terminal domain-containing protein, with protein sequence MVTKKMIFSLAVSAMFTLNMSGLVHAAAPTALTVEGIKQQTEQDAGTGTHITLLHTNDVHAHALEESPSMGLAKIAGLADLYREANPNTLLVDDGDAVHGTSFATLVRGESIIKVMNEMNFAALTPGNHEFDYGYERLLELSKMANFPFISANLTQKDTGAAPFEPYIIREVNGVKIGFFGLTTPETAYKTNPNNVTNVSFTDPTEAARKMVAELQGTVDVIVAMGHIGMDQSTEQTSIDIVNAVPGIDVFIDGHSHTLLENGQLENGTLIASTGEYGEHLGVVDLWVDKGDVTKKEAYTVDEKAAANVTPDPEVASLITSIQSSQEPILNEEVAKSSVLLDGSREKVRAGETNLGDLITDAMRSVSGADAAITNGGGIRASIDAGSVTKGDVVTVLPFGNLVISIDVTGADILAALENGATDYPTAKGAFAHVSGITYKIDPAKPAGSRVHSVTVAGAPLDLNKTYNVATNDFLVAGGDEYKMFLGKQQTGTYGTLDEALIQHMQSLGSVNMTTSEKRITAAPTPGNATKPAPAPADKPAATKPAAPAKPVTPAKPAPGKPAAATKPAPAKPSAPAAQADSDVYVVKNGDTLYSIAKKHGTTWQELRDANDLTNAHWIYPGQKLELPDAS
- a CDS encoding phage tail assembly chaperone — its product is MSLNENLSEEQILDSLFEAADKLPEETVRIQRLDLLMTLRGLTSSKVDSIRERCTVRKTTKGRTEEKVDTETFNALLISEATAQLEVKGLQLNGWGDPRITSRLKLSGGEQAVRRMLLAGELDAVGDKVLELSGFGVELEDLKN
- a CDS encoding baseplate J/gp47 family protein is translated as MADFPYYLEKQTEENIMQRMLDRVPSDIDKSEGSFIWDAEAPVAFMLSEAAIWAQELLRRGFASTAASSDENFRSEELDLRAAEHGVTRRGAVQAIGKVTFTGEPGKSIPGGTVIATPADDVSGEASLEYETTTSVILDTTGKAEAPIRALVAGRASNVPAGTITILSTSISGITRVTNSSAVTGGSNIESDSSLLERFYARVRNQGTSGNKAQYMQWAGEIAGVGASRVVPLWKGPGTVGLYLLDADKRAANSDIVTAVQKYIDPTQDGQGEGTAPAGPVITVMAAEEVPVNISVQLTLASDASLEQVRALIQKGVTAYLKQLAFNDSLVRYTRIAAILLDIPPIIDYSHLTVNGTSDKNIEIGASQVAVLGTVTVNG
- a CDS encoding DUF2634 domain-containing protein, with amino-acid sequence MANLFPDTDDFIWGDEQTAADADSTEVIFGRSWRYDYDAGDFVMTPSGRVAVADEKEAWVQWCHKAILTPRYRHVIYSRDYGSELEELIGSALGRAVMESEITRMVSEALLMDERTASVDQFTFTWSEDHCMMSCRITNVQDDTEILESEVI